A stretch of DNA from Lawsonibacter asaccharolyticus:
CTTGCAGAGGTGCGGGAGGAGGGACTGGGGGACTCCTTCCGCATGGCGGCCCCCCTGCCCGCCTTGGAGCTGGCGGGGCGGAGCCCGGCAGTCCGGCGGGTGATGGGGTCCCTGCCGGAGTACGCCCCCCAGGTGGAGCGGCTGGAACGGGCCGGACGCTGGGAGAGAGGCAGGCTGACCCGGGGGGCGGTGGACCGGCTGTATGGACAGCGGGTACCCATGTCCGCCTCCCGGATGGACAAGTACAAGTCCTGCCACTTCTCCTACTTCATGCGCTACGGCCTCCAGGCGGAGCCCCGGAAGCCTGCCGGATTCACTGCGCCGGAGTACGGCACCTTCGTCCACTATGTGCTGGAGCATGTGCTCCAGAGCTGCCCCATCGGGGAGGAGAGCTGGGGGGAGGAGCTGCAAAAGCGGCTGAGAGCGGCGGTACGGGCGGCGGTGGACCGCTACACGGCAGAGGAACTGGGAGGGTTGGAGCACCAGAGCCAGCGCTTCCGCTATCTGTTCCGCCGCCTGCTGCGCTCCGTCCAGGCGGTGGTGGACAACGTGGCCCAGGAGCTGTGCGCCTCCCGATTCCGGCCCATTTCCTTTGAGCTGGGCTTTGGGAGCCGGGGGGAGCTGCCTCCGGTGGAGCTGACGGCGGAGGGGGTTACCATCAGCGTCTCCGGCTTCGTGGACCGGGTGGACGGCTGGGTGGAGAACGGGCGGCTCCACCTCCGGGTGGTGGACTACAAGACCGGTCGTAAAAGCTTTGACCTGACGGAGGTGTGGAACGGCCTGGGCCTCCAGATGCTTCTGTACCTCTTCGCCCTGGAGGAGCGGGGAGAGGGGTTCTACGGACTGCCGGTAGAGGGGGCGGGGGTGCTTTACCTGCCTGCCCGGGACGCGGTGGTCCGGGGCAGCCGGACCATGAGCGAGGAGGAGCGGCAGAAGGCAGTGGACAAAGAGCTGGTCCGCCGGGGATTGGTCCTCTCCGACGGGGCGGTGCTGGAGGCCATGGAGCGGCCAGGGCCGGGGGGTTACCGCTTCCTGCCCCTGCGGGTGTCCAAAAGCACGGGGGAGATCACCGGCGAGGCCCTGGTGAGCGCCGAGCGGCTGGGGCGGCTGGAGAAGCACACCCGCAAAGTCCTGGAGGAGATCTGCCGGGAACTGGCGGCGGGCAACATCGCTGCCGATCCCTTCTGGCGGGGGCCTGAGAAGAACGCCTGCCGCTTCTGCGACTACGCCGCCGCCTGCCACTTTGAGGAGGGCAGAGGCGGGGACTGTCGGCGCTGGCTGCCGGGGGTCAAGGCCCAGGAGTTCTGGGAGAACGTAGAGCGGGAGACAGACTGAGAGAGGTGCAGCAGATGGAACATCGTTTTTATAAGCTGGAGATCTTTGTACCGGAGGACTATTTCGCGGCTGTCCGTCAGGCCCTGTGGTCGGTGGACGCCGGGCACATCGGGGAGTATGACCGGTGCCTGAGCTGGAGCCGGGTGAACAGCTGCTGGAGGCCCCTGGAGGGGGCGGACCCCTTTGAGGGCATCCCTGGGGAGCTGTCCCAGGAGCAGGAGCTGAAGATCGAGGTGTGCTGCCGGGGGGAGCGGCTAAGGGAGACCCTGGCGGCAGTGAAGGAGGCCCACCCCTATGAGGAGCCCGTGATCAACGTGCTGCCCCTGGTGGGCACAGGGCTGTGAGAGGAGGACTGTGATGGACATCAGGCTGTGCTGTGTAGAGGCGGGGGAGGGATTCCCGCTGGTGCTCCTCCACGGCAACGGGGAGGACCACACCTATTTCAAGCGGCAGATGGGACCCTTTTCCCAGCACTTCCGGGTCATCGCGGTGGACACCCGGGGCCATGGGGAGAGCCCCAGAGGGACTGCCCCCTTCACCCTGGAGCAGTTTGCGGAGGATCTGAAGGAGTTCCTGGACGGGAGGAGCATTACCCGATGCCACCTGCTAGGCTTCTCCGACGGGGGCAACATCGCTCTGCTGTTCGCCCTGAAATACCCGGAGTATGTGGAAAAGCTGATCCTCAATGGGGCGGACCTGTGCCCCTCCGGCGTGAAGCTGACCACCCAGCTGCCCATCGTGCTGGGCTGGGGAATGTGCCGGGTGCCAGCCCTGTTCAGCCGGAAGGCCAGGGCGAATTGGGAGATGCTGGACCTGATGGTGACCCAGCCCCACATCCCCACGGAGGCGCTTGCCCGGCTCCCTATGCCCGCCTTGGTGGTGGCAGGGGAGCGGGACATGATCCGGGAGGGCCATACCCGGGCCATCGCCGCCGCCATCCCGGACAGCCGGCTGGCCATCCTGCCCGGGGACCACTTCGTGGCTCGGCGGAACTGGCAGACCTTCAATCCCCTCGTGCTGGATTTCCTGCTGGACGGCGCACAGATCCCGTAGGAATTGGAAAGGAAAGACAGAGATGGATGATTGGTTCACGCTGGAGCGGATCGATGAGGATACGGACATCCTCAGTGAGTACCGCCACTGGGAGGAGACTCACTGCTACCTGCTGCGGGGAAGGGAGCGCAGCCTGCTCATCGATACCGGGCTGGGGATCTGCGACATCCGGCAGGCGGTGGACCGTCTGACGGATCGGCCGGTGGCGGCGGTAGCCACCCACATCCACTGGGACCACATCGGGGGCCACCGGTACTTTCCGGAGTTTTACGCCCACGAGGCAGAGCTGAATTGGCTGTCGGGCGGGTTCCCGCTGTCCGTGGAGGCCGTCCGGGCCATGGTGGCGGACCGCTGTTGCCTGCCGGAAGACTTTGATGTGAGCCGGTACACCCTGTTCCAGGGGTATCCCGCCCGCGTGCTGCGGGACGGAGACCGCATCGAGCTGGGCGGGCGGACCTTGGAGGTGCTCCACACGCCGGGCCACTCTCCTGGCCACATGTGTTTTTGGGAGGCGGAGCGGGGCTATCTTTTTTCCGGAGATCTAGTCTATCGAGGCACCCTGTTCGCCTGCTACCCCTCTACCAACCCGGAGGAATACCTGAGTTCCCTGGAGCGGACCGCCTGCCTGCCGATGGAGCGCCTGCTCCCTGCCCACCACGCCCTGGACATCGGGCCGGAGCTCCTGGGCCGTGTGCGGGACGCTTTCCGCGGGCTGAAAGAGCAGGGAAAGCTCCGCCACGGCGGCGGCACCTTTGATTACGGGGACTGGGCGGTCCGGCTGTGACAGGAAAACCGGAAAAGCAGAACGACGAAAAAAGAAGGAATGGACCATGCAGCAGAACAAGAATATTTTGATCATCAACGACATGCCGGGATATGGAAAGGTCGCTTTGGCCGCCATGCTGCCGATTTTGTCCCACATGGGGCATAATATCTACAACCTCCCCACCGCCTTGGTGTCCAACACCCTGGATTATGGGAAGTTCACCATCCTGGATACCACCGACTATATGAAAAAGTCCATTGCCGTGTGGAAGGAGCTGGGCTTCTCCTTTGACTGCATCACCACGGGCTTTCTGGCCTCGGCGGAGCAGGTGGACATTATCCGCGCCTTCATCGAGAGCCAGAGGAAGGAGGACCTGCTGGTGATGACCGACCCCATCATGGGGGATGAAGGGAAGCTCTATAACGGCGTCACCGAGGAGACGGTGGAGAACATGCGCCGCCTCATCGGAGTGGCTGACGTGATCGTCCCCAATTTGACGGAGGCGGAGTTCCTGACAGAGCGGTACCGGGGGGCGGAGGCCCTCGACCGGCATCAGGCCCGGGAGGTGGTGGACGCCCTGCTGGCCTGCGGGCCCAGATCGGTGGTCATCACCAGCGGGCTGGAGGCGGAGACCGGCCGCCACGTGGTGTGGGGCTACTGTCACCGGCAGGGGCGGTACTTCACCCTGCCCTTCGACTTCATCCAGGTCCACTTTCCCGGCACTGGCGATGTGTTCTCTGCCGTCCTGGTAGGAGAGCTGCTGGCCGGGACCGGCCTGGAGCAGGCGGCCCGGAAGGCCATGGATACGGTGGAGCGCCTGGTCTGTCTGGACCGCAACGAGGTGGAGAAGAACAAGGGTATCCGCATCGAGCGGTTTTTGAAGGAATTGGATCTCTGAGCCTCCAGAGGGCGGAAGAAAGGAAGAAAAGGGATATGTGGGTAGTTTTTGCGCTCCTGTCTGCGGTGTTCGCTGCGCTGACCGGGATATTGGCCAAGCTGGGGATGGAGGGCATCAACTCCAACCTGGCCACCGCCATCCGCACCGTGGTGGTGCTGGTGATGGCCTGGGCTATTGTGTTCCTGACAGGGAAGCAGCATGAGATCGGGGATATTTCCACCCGGAGCTGGGTGTTCCTCCTCCTGTCCGGCCTGGCCACCGGCCTGTCCTGGCTGTGCTATTTCCACGCCCTTCAGATCGGCCAGGCCAGCCGGGTCATCCCCATCGACAAGTTCAGCGTGGTCATCTCCATGGTGCTGGCCTTTGTGGTGCTGAGGGAGGCGGTGACCGTCCAGACCGTCATAGGCGGCCTGCTCATCACGGCAGGGACGCTGGTGTTGATCCTGTGAATGGAGCGGACAGAGAGAGGAGGACGCGCAGATGGCCTTTGCCTTGACAGAGGAACAGAGCAGAGCAGTCCATGACCGGGGGGGCGGACTGCTGGTGTCGGCTGCGGCCGGCTCGGGCAAGACCCGGGTGCTGGTGGAGCGGTTGCTGGACCAGGTGACCGGGGAGGGAGCGGATATCGACGACTTCCTGGTCATTACATATACCCGGGCGGCTGCGGCAGAGCTGCGGGCCCGGATTGCTCAGGAGCTGTCCGACCGGCTGGCGGAGCGGCCCAACGACCGGCACCTGCGGCGGCAGACCACGTTGGTCTACAAGGCCCAGATCTCCACGGTGCACGCCTTCTGTGCCGCTCTGCTGCGGGAGAGCGGCCACCAGATCGGGTTGGACCCGGACTTTCGGCTGTGCGACGAGGGGGAGGGCGCGGTCCTGATGGCCCGGGTGCTGGGGGAGACCCTGGACCGCCAGTACGAGGATCTGGACCCGGAGGGGGACTTTGCCGCCCTGGTGGACACCATGGCCGCCGGGCGGGACGACAGCCGCCTGGAGCAGATCGTGCTGGACGTGTTCGGCCGCATCCAGAGCCACCCGGACCCGGCGGGCTGGCTGGCAGACCAGAGCCGCCTGTGGGAGCTGGATGGGGTCACCGACGCGGGGGACACCCCCTGGGGGGCGCTGCTGCTGGCCGACGCCAGGCGGCAGGGGGAGCGCTGCCTGGAGCTGCTGCTCCGGGCGCTGGAGCTCACCGGCCGGGACAGCGTGCTCAGCCAGAATTACGGCCCCAGTCTCTCCCAGTCCATCCAGGGGGTGCGGGCCCTGCTGGCGGCGGACAGCTGGGACGGCGTGTACCGGGCCCTGCCAGTGGAGTTCCCAGCGGCGGGGCGGAAAAAGGGCGTGGAGGACCTGGAGGCGGCGGAGCGGGTGAAGGGACTGCGCACCCGCTGCAAGAAGCAGATGGACAAGCTCTTTGAGGACCTGGGCGGGGACAGCGGGCAGCTGCTGGCCGACCTGGCCCTGGCCCGGCCCGCGGTGCAGGGCCTGATGGAGCTGACGGCCCGCTTTCAGGAGGACTACGCCCGGGAGAAGGCGCGCCGGGGCGTACTGGACTTTTCCGACCTGGAACATCTGGCCCTGCGGCTGCTCACCCAGGACGGGGACGGAGGGCCCGGCCCGCTGGCCCGGTACTGGAGCGGCCGGTTCGCCGAGGTGATGGTGGACGAGTATCAGGACACCAACCAGGTGCAGAACGCCATCTTCACTGCCGTGTCCGATGGGGGGCGGAAGCTGTTTATGGTGGGAGACGTGAAGCAGTCCATCTACCGCTTCCGGCTGGCCGACCCCACCATCTTCCTGGACAAGTACCGCCGTTTCAAACCTTGGGACCAGGCGGCGGAGGGGGAGGAGCGGACAGTGGTGCTCACCCGCAACTTCCGTTCCCGGCCGGAGGTCCTGGAGGGGACCAACGACCTCTTCCGAAATATTATGTCAACTGAATTCGGGGAGCTGGACTACACCCAGGACCAGGCGCTGGCGCCGGGAGCCGCCTTCCCGCCGGAGGGAGACTGGCAGGTGGAGCTGGACCTGGAGGACCTGTCCTTCCTGGGGGACCAGGAGGAAGGGGAACGGGCGGACAAAAATCTGCTGGAGGCCCGCTGGGCGGCCCGCCGTATCCGGGAGCTGCTGGACGGGGAGCTGATGCTGACGGAGGGGAGCGGGCAGCGGCGGGCGGAGCCCTCTGACGTGCTCCTTCTCCTGCGCTCCCCGGGGGCGGTGCTCCACCACTATATCCGGGCCCTCAACGAGGCGGGGCTGCCCTGGTCCGCCGAGGGCGGGGAGGACTTCTTTGCCTCCACCGAGATCAATGTGGCCCTGTCCCTTCTCCAGATCGTGGACAATCCCCGCCAGGATGTGGCGCTGATCGCGGCCCTGCGCTCCCCGGTGTACGGCTTTTCAGGAGATCAGCTGGCTCTGCTCCGGGCGGAGGGGGAGGGGGACTTCTATTCCGCTGTGGTCCAGGCCGCCGGCCGGGGGGACCAGGCGTGCCGGGATTTCCTGACGGAGCTGGAGGAGCTGCGCTTCGGGGCAGGGGACCGCACCTGCCGCCAGCTGATCTGGCACATCTATGAACGGACCAACCTGCTGGGCCTGTTCGGGGCCATGGACGGGGGGCAGGAGCGGCAGGGCCGCCTGCTCACCCTCTATGCCCTGGCGGGGCGTCTGGAGGAGGCGGGGTGCCGGTCTCTCTTCCAGTTCCTGCTGCGCCTGGAGCGGATGCGCCAGACCGGGGGACTGTCCCTGTCCGCCCCAGGCCGGGAGGGGGGCGGTGTGACCATCATGTCCATCCACCGCTCCAAGGGGTTGGAGAAACCGGTGGTGCTGCTGTGCGGCCTGTCCCGGCGGCTGAACCGGGACGACCTCCAGCGGCCTGTCCTCTTCCATCCGGTGCTGGGGGTGGGCCCCCGGGGCCTGGACCGGGAGCGGATGGTGGAGTACCCCACCCTGGCCCGCAAGGCGGTGGCCCGGAAGCTGGAGCGGGAGATGATGGCGGAGGAGCTGCGTCTGCTCTATGTGGCCATGACCCGGGCCAAAGAGAAGCTGATCCTCTCCATCCCGCTGCGGCGGGGAGCGGAGGAGCTGGAAAAGCTGGGGGAGGACCTGTCTGTTCCACCCTCCCCCATGGCGTTGGAGCGCCAGCAGAGCGTGGGCGGCTGGGTGCTGCTTCACGCCCTGGCCCGGCCCGAGGCGTCCGCCCTGCGGAGCATGGCGGGGCTGCCGGAGGTGTCCCCGGGGACTCTGGGGCCCGCCTGGGATATTCGATGGGTAGATGGGGCGGCACTGGCCGAGATTCCGGAGCAGAGGGGCCGCTTCGCGGATCTGCCCGGAGAGTCGGAGACGGAACCGGAGGGGCTGAGAGAGGCGCTGGCCTGGCACTATCCGTTCTCCCTTTCCTCCCAGACTCCCTCCAAGCTCACCGCCACCCAGCTCAAGGGGCGGAGCCTGGACCAGGAGACCCGGGAGGAGGCCGCCCCAGCGGCCCTTCCGCCCCAGCCGCTCTCCATCCTGCGGCCCCAGTTCGTGGCGGAGGAGCGGGGACTCACCCCGGCCCAGCGGGGCACAGCCCTGCACCTGGCCATGCAGTATCTCCCCCTGGACACGGACACCCCGGAGCGGGCAGCGGCGGAGCTGGAGCGCCTGGTGTCCGGCGGCTTCCTCACCCCCCAGCAGGGGGCGGCGGCCGATCCGGGACAGCTCTCCGCGTTCTTTAACTCGCCCCTGGGCAGGGAGATGGCGTCGGCCCCCGTGTGCCGCCGGGAATTCAAATTTTCCGTGCTGCTGCCGGCGGAGGAGTTCTGCCCCGGCCTGGAGCCGGGGGAGGAGGTGCTGCTCCAGGGCGTAGTGGACGCCTGGTTCGAGACTCTGGAGGGCATCACGGTGGTGGACTTCAAGAGCGACCGGGTCTCCCGGTCCGGGGTGGCGGCCCGGGGAGAGGAGTACCGCCCTCAGCTGGAGGCGTACAGCCGGGCCCTGGAGGAGATCACCGGAAAACAGGTGGTCCGAAAGGCGCTCTGGTTCTTCGAACCGGGGGAGCTGATCCTTCTGTGAAAGGGCGACAAAAGGGCCGAGAAAAAAGTCAGGATAATTTTTTGAAAAAATAGTTGCTTTTGCGGGAGATCCATGCTATTATATCAGTTGCGTTTACAGATGATCCCTCCATGGAGAAAGAGGTGAAGATACAATGAAAGCAGGCATCCATCCCGATTATCAGCAGACCACCATCCGGTGCGCTTGCGGCAATGTGATCGAGACTGGCTCCACCAAGAAGGATATCCGCGTGGAAGTGTGTTCCAAGTGTCACCCCTTCTACACCGGTAAGCAGAAGATGGTGGACACCGGTGGTCGTGTCAGCCGCTTCAACAAGAAGTTCGGCCTGGACAAGTGAGATTGCGCCTCAAAAGCCGCACCGTGGATCGGTGCGGCTTTTTGTCGTATTTTGCTGTCGGCCCGGAGTATCCTCGCCCCAGGGAGGGGCATAAACTAACAGATGAGATCAAAAATGAGTTAGGAGGCTGTATCATGAAGAAGATCGACGTGAAGAGCTTGCAGGACAACGTATTTTCCCTCATCGGGGACCGGTGGATGCTCATCACCGCCGGCACGGCGGAGCGGTGCAACACCATGACCGCCAGCTGGGGCGGACTGGGCGTGCTGTGGGGCGCCCCGGCGGCCACCATTTACCTGCGGCCCCAGCGGTACACCAAGGAGTTCGTGGACCGGGAGGAGTATTTCACCCTGGCCTTTTTCGGGGAGGAGCAGCGCAAGGCCCTCACCCTGTGCGGCAGCAAGAGCGGCCGGGAGGTGGACAAGGTGAAGGAGTGCGGCTTCACCGTGGCCCAGGCCGAGTGCGGGGCCCCCTATTTTGAGGAGGCGGAGCTGGTGCTGGTCTGCCGCAAGCGCTATGCCCAGGAGATGGACCCCCAGGCCATCCCCCAGGATGCCAAGGACAGATTTTATCCTGAGAAGGACTACCATACCATGTATATCGGAGAGGTCGTGGAGGCGCTGAGGAAATAAGGGCCTCAGCGCCCAGACCGCCTCCTGACAGACGGGGAAAATCCCATTTTGGAGGATCTATGACAGAAAACAACACGGAAAAGAAAAACAGGGCGGTGCTGGTGGGCCTGTCCTCCCGCGCCCTGGCCCCGGAGGAGAACGCCGACGAGGCCTCCATGGAGGAGCTCTCTGCCCTGCTGGAGACAGCGGGGGGAGAGTGCGTGGGCGTGGTGACCCAGTCCAAAGACAGCCCGGACCCCCGCACCTTCATCGGGGAGGGCAAGGTGGCTGAGGTGAAGGAACTGGCCCATGCCATGGACGCGGACATGGTGATCTTTGACAACGGCCTGTCTCCCTCCCAGCAGAGGGTCTTGTCAGAGGACCTGGGGGTGTCGGTGCTGGACCGCTCCGCCCTGATCCTGGACATCTTCGCCCAGCGGGCCCGCACCCGGGAGGGCCGGCTCCAGGTGGAGCTGGCCCAGTATAAGTATCTGCTCCCCCGCCTGATGGGCATGTGGACCCATCTGGAGCGGCAGGAGGGCGCCATCGGCACCCGCGGCCCCGGCGAGACCCAGCTGGAGAGCGACCGGCGGCACATCCGCCGCAAGATCTCCAAGCTGGAGGAGGAGCTGAAGGATGTGCGCCGGGTGCGGGCCACCCAGCGGGAGCGGCGCATCAAGAACGAGGTGCCGGTGGTGGCCATTGTGGGCTATACCAATGCGGGCAAATCCACCCTGCTCAACCGGCTCACCGGGGCGGCCATCCCGGCCAATGACCGGCTGTTCGACACCCTGGACACCACCACCCGCACCCTGGAGATCTCCGACACCTGCACGGTGCTCATCTCCGACACGGTGGGCTTTATCCGCAAGC
This window harbors:
- a CDS encoding Zn-dependent hydrolase, yielding MDDWFTLERIDEDTDILSEYRHWEETHCYLLRGRERSLLIDTGLGICDIRQAVDRLTDRPVAAVATHIHWDHIGGHRYFPEFYAHEAELNWLSGGFPLSVEAVRAMVADRCCLPEDFDVSRYTLFQGYPARVLRDGDRIELGGRTLEVLHTPGHSPGHMCFWEAERGYLFSGDLVYRGTLFACYPSTNPEEYLSSLERTACLPMERLLPAHHALDIGPELLGRVRDAFRGLKEQGKLRHGGGTFDYGDWAVRL
- a CDS encoding ATP-dependent helicase subunit A — protein: MAFALTEEQSRAVHDRGGGLLVSAAAGSGKTRVLVERLLDQVTGEGADIDDFLVITYTRAAAAELRARIAQELSDRLAERPNDRHLRRQTTLVYKAQISTVHAFCAALLRESGHQIGLDPDFRLCDEGEGAVLMARVLGETLDRQYEDLDPEGDFAALVDTMAAGRDDSRLEQIVLDVFGRIQSHPDPAGWLADQSRLWELDGVTDAGDTPWGALLLADARRQGERCLELLLRALELTGRDSVLSQNYGPSLSQSIQGVRALLAADSWDGVYRALPVEFPAAGRKKGVEDLEAAERVKGLRTRCKKQMDKLFEDLGGDSGQLLADLALARPAVQGLMELTARFQEDYAREKARRGVLDFSDLEHLALRLLTQDGDGGPGPLARYWSGRFAEVMVDEYQDTNQVQNAIFTAVSDGGRKLFMVGDVKQSIYRFRLADPTIFLDKYRRFKPWDQAAEGEERTVVLTRNFRSRPEVLEGTNDLFRNIMSTEFGELDYTQDQALAPGAAFPPEGDWQVELDLEDLSFLGDQEEGERADKNLLEARWAARRIRELLDGELMLTEGSGQRRAEPSDVLLLLRSPGAVLHHYIRALNEAGLPWSAEGGEDFFASTEINVALSLLQIVDNPRQDVALIAALRSPVYGFSGDQLALLRAEGEGDFYSAVVQAAGRGDQACRDFLTELEELRFGAGDRTCRQLIWHIYERTNLLGLFGAMDGGQERQGRLLTLYALAGRLEEAGCRSLFQFLLRLERMRQTGGLSLSAPGREGGGVTIMSIHRSKGLEKPVVLLCGLSRRLNRDDLQRPVLFHPVLGVGPRGLDRERMVEYPTLARKAVARKLEREMMAEELRLLYVAMTRAKEKLILSIPLRRGAEELEKLGEDLSVPPSPMALERQQSVGGWVLLHALARPEASALRSMAGLPEVSPGTLGPAWDIRWVDGAALAEIPEQRGRFADLPGESETEPEGLREALAWHYPFSLSSQTPSKLTATQLKGRSLDQETREEAAPAALPPQPLSILRPQFVAEERGLTPAQRGTALHLAMQYLPLDTDTPERAAAELERLVSGGFLTPQQGAAADPGQLSAFFNSPLGREMASAPVCRREFKFSVLLPAEEFCPGLEPGEEVLLQGVVDAWFETLEGITVVDFKSDRVSRSGVAARGEEYRPQLEAYSRALEEITGKQVVRKALWFFEPGELILL
- a CDS encoding 50S ribosomal protein L31 yields the protein MKAGIHPDYQQTTIRCACGNVIETGSTKKDIRVEVCSKCHPFYTGKQKMVDTGGRVSRFNKKFGLDK
- a CDS encoding GTPase, producing the protein MTENNTEKKNRAVLVGLSSRALAPEENADEASMEELSALLETAGGECVGVVTQSKDSPDPRTFIGEGKVAEVKELAHAMDADMVIFDNGLSPSQQRVLSEDLGVSVLDRSALILDIFAQRARTREGRLQVELAQYKYLLPRLMGMWTHLERQEGAIGTRGPGETQLESDRRHIRRKISKLEEELKDVRRVRATQRERRIKNEVPVVAIVGYTNAGKSTLLNRLTGAAIPANDRLFDTLDTTTRTLEISDTCTVLISDTVGFIRKLPHHLVEAFKATLEELEYADLLLHVIDASNPEWRDQTAVVEDLIRELGAEQTPRLDVFNKCDRYLGDIRPHGEDIVSISARTGEGVPELLAAIGRRLDNGARRVIIHLPYDQGGLLDKLYQQAKVESVEYGETIDVAAVCTPKVIGQLGPLVEGWRPHREPWED